A genomic region of Mitsuaria sp. 7 contains the following coding sequences:
- a CDS encoding MFS transporter gives MSASSESPNSSGQARSTGGTRSPWRWVPTLYFLQGLPYVFVMSMSGVMYKNFGISNTDMTLFTGSLYLPWVIKPLWSPLVEMLATKRLWTVATQFVIAAALAGVALTLPLPDFFRLSIAALWVMAFVSASHDIAADGLYLLSLEKHEQAAFVGVRSTFYRLANIFCMGGLVTLADQLHKSEGGWVFAWQVVMALLAGSFLLVSLYHWWRLPRPAADRPLPRTERNWPMFLHIFAEFFRKPGLPVILGFLLLYRFPEAQLLKIAVPFLLDPIQVGGLGLTNTELGLVYGTVGLIALTLGGLLGGWAISRVGLKRALWPMVAAMHLPNLVFLAMAWSHPGSLWIVASALAVEQFGYGLGFTAFMMYMVLVSDGPHKTAHYSICTGFMALGMMIPGMWSGWLQDHLGYLNFFGWVLIATIPSVLMASLIRIPENFGRKEPAA, from the coding sequence GCACGGGCGGCACGCGCAGCCCATGGCGCTGGGTGCCCACGCTGTATTTCCTGCAAGGCCTGCCCTACGTCTTCGTGATGTCGATGTCGGGGGTCATGTACAAGAACTTCGGCATCTCCAACACGGACATGACGCTCTTCACCGGCAGCCTCTACCTGCCGTGGGTGATCAAGCCCCTGTGGTCGCCGCTGGTGGAGATGCTGGCGACCAAGCGCCTGTGGACCGTGGCCACCCAGTTCGTGATCGCCGCCGCGCTGGCGGGCGTCGCGCTGACGCTGCCGCTGCCGGACTTCTTCCGCCTGTCGATCGCTGCGCTGTGGGTGATGGCCTTCGTGTCGGCCTCGCATGACATCGCCGCCGACGGCCTGTACCTGCTCTCGCTCGAGAAGCATGAGCAGGCCGCCTTCGTCGGCGTCCGCTCGACCTTCTACAGGTTGGCCAACATCTTCTGCATGGGCGGGCTGGTCACGCTGGCGGACCAGCTGCACAAGTCCGAAGGCGGCTGGGTCTTCGCCTGGCAGGTCGTGATGGCCCTGCTGGCCGGCAGCTTCCTGCTGGTGTCCCTCTATCACTGGTGGCGCCTGCCCCGCCCCGCCGCGGACCGCCCGTTGCCGCGCACGGAACGGAACTGGCCGATGTTCCTCCACATCTTTGCCGAGTTCTTCCGCAAGCCCGGGCTTCCGGTGATCCTGGGCTTCCTGCTGCTGTACCGCTTCCCCGAGGCGCAGCTGCTGAAGATCGCGGTGCCGTTCCTGCTCGATCCGATCCAGGTCGGCGGGCTCGGCCTGACGAACACGGAACTGGGCCTGGTCTACGGCACCGTCGGCCTGATCGCGCTCACGCTGGGCGGCTTGCTGGGCGGCTGGGCGATCTCGCGCGTCGGGCTCAAGCGGGCGCTCTGGCCGATGGTGGCCGCGATGCATCTGCCCAATCTCGTGTTCCTGGCGATGGCCTGGTCCCATCCGGGCTCGCTGTGGATCGTCGCCTCGGCGCTCGCGGTCGAGCAGTTCGGCTACGGCCTGGGCTTCACCGCATTCATGATGTACATGGTCCTCGTCTCGGACGGGCCGCACAAGACCGCGCACTATTCGATCTGCACCGGCTTCATGGCGCTAGGCATGATGATCCCGGGCATGTGGAGCGGCTGGCTCCAGGATCACCTCGGCTACCTGAACTTCTTCGGCTGGGTGCTGATCGCGACGATCCCGTCGGTCCTGATGGCCTCGCTCATCAGGATCCCGGAGAACTTTGGCCGCAAGGAGCCCGCCGCGTGA
- a CDS encoding acyltransferase family protein, producing MSTASNGERLLSLDAFRGFAIAAMLLVNNPGDWSQLYAPLEHAEWHGWTFTDWIFPFFVFISGISMSFSLARRGQAADRVALLRHMWRRGATIILIGLALNLFPFFHVETLRIPGVLQRLGLVTILVAPIALWCGWRAQLAWFLGLLLGYGLVQTVVAVPDASGVWHRGSLQPGEDVGAWLDRTLLGGHLWAKSKTWDPEGLLSTLPAVASQIAGLLAGRWLALRSRDPGEKATWFMVSGLACLWIAQVLDAWTLPINKNLWTPAFVFLTTGWGCLVFGVFYWLLDAAPLPRMRHAMARRLRPLVVFGMNALFLFALSGVVARLLGLIHVAEGVTLKAWFVAPLRALPVDPRFASLLFAAGFVAVFYGIAWAMWRRGWIVKV from the coding sequence GTGAGCACGGCCTCGAACGGCGAGCGCCTGCTGTCGCTCGACGCCTTCCGCGGCTTCGCGATCGCGGCCATGCTGCTGGTCAACAACCCGGGCGACTGGTCGCAGCTCTACGCGCCGCTCGAGCATGCCGAGTGGCACGGCTGGACCTTCACCGACTGGATCTTCCCGTTCTTCGTCTTCATCAGCGGGATCTCGATGAGCTTCAGCCTGGCCCGCCGAGGCCAGGCCGCCGATCGCGTCGCCCTGCTGCGCCACATGTGGCGACGCGGCGCCACCATCATCCTGATCGGGCTGGCGCTGAACCTCTTCCCCTTCTTCCACGTCGAGACGCTGCGCATCCCCGGCGTGCTCCAGCGGCTGGGACTGGTCACGATCCTGGTCGCGCCGATCGCGCTGTGGTGCGGCTGGCGCGCCCAGCTGGCCTGGTTTCTCGGCCTGCTGCTGGGCTACGGCCTGGTGCAGACCGTCGTCGCCGTGCCGGACGCGTCCGGCGTCTGGCATCGCGGCTCGCTGCAGCCGGGCGAGGACGTCGGCGCCTGGCTCGACAGGACGCTGCTGGGCGGCCACCTGTGGGCGAAGAGCAAGACCTGGGACCCGGAAGGCCTGCTGAGCACGCTGCCCGCCGTCGCGAGCCAGATCGCGGGGCTGCTCGCGGGGCGCTGGCTGGCTTTGCGCAGCCGCGATCCCGGCGAGAAGGCCACCTGGTTCATGGTGTCGGGTCTTGCCTGCCTGTGGATCGCGCAGGTGCTCGACGCCTGGACGCTGCCCATCAACAAGAATCTCTGGACCCCCGCCTTCGTTTTCCTCACGACGGGCTGGGGGTGTCTGGTGTTCGGCGTGTTCTACTGGCTGCTCGATGCCGCGCCCCTGCCGCGGATGCGCCACGCGATGGCGCGACGCCTGCGGCCGCTGGTGGTGTTCGGCATGAATGCGCTGTTCCTCTTCGCGCTGTCGGGCGTGGTCGCCCGGCTGCTCGGCCTGATCCACGTCGCCGAGGGCGTCACGCTCAAGGCCTGGTTCGTCGCGCCGCTGCGCGCGCTGCCGGTGGATCCGCGTTTCGCGTCGCTGCTGTTCGCCGCCGGTTTCGTCGCGGTGTTCTACGGCATCGCGTGGGCGATGTGGCGGCGCGGCTGGATCGTGAAAGTGTGA
- a CDS encoding glycoside hydrolase family 10 protein produces the protein MRRRQWMTAALAAPVLGSLGTTLTGCGSAPPQALPALPGPGPDNAPPPAPREFRAAWVATVANIDWPSRRGLSDAAQIAEIHAILDSARALRLNAIVLQVRTSADALYRSTLEPWSEYLSGVQGQGPGYDPLALWIAQAHARGIELHAWLNPYRAKQSGGKSAAAATHLSRTRPEWVKKYGDQLWIDPGEPAAADHTLAVCRDLLTRYAVDGLHIDDYFYPYPVQDAAKQDIDFPDDASWLRYLHGGGTLPRADWRRDNVDQLVRRMYELVRELRPAARVGISPFGLPRPDLRPAGITGFSQYDKLYAHVEHWMAMGWLDYVAPQLYWPRAQKPQAFEPLMRAWQGVNPLERHVWPGLFTSRAANETEGWPIDEIPAQIELTRTAPPTGGHLHFSMVALLKNRRNIADTLRAGAYLHAALPPETPWLTAPACGAVALERLADGHLRLSARDGAPPRAFALWKRDARRADSPWLFDLVGPDGDLGAIGDGWLLSASAVNAINREGPRVTFSS, from the coding sequence ATGCGACGACGACAGTGGATGACCGCGGCCCTGGCCGCACCGGTGCTGGGTTCCCTGGGCACCACGCTCACGGGCTGCGGCAGCGCCCCGCCGCAGGCCTTGCCGGCGCTGCCCGGCCCCGGCCCTGACAACGCCCCGCCGCCGGCGCCGCGCGAATTCCGCGCCGCCTGGGTGGCGACCGTCGCCAACATCGACTGGCCGAGCCGCCGCGGGCTGAGCGACGCCGCGCAGATCGCCGAGATCCACGCGATCCTCGACAGCGCCCGCGCGCTGCGCCTGAACGCGATCGTGCTGCAGGTGCGCACCAGCGCGGATGCGCTCTACCGCTCGACGCTGGAGCCGTGGAGCGAGTACCTCTCCGGCGTGCAAGGCCAGGGCCCCGGCTACGACCCGCTGGCGCTGTGGATCGCGCAGGCGCACGCGCGCGGCATCGAGCTGCACGCCTGGCTGAACCCGTACCGCGCGAAGCAGAGCGGCGGCAAGTCGGCCGCCGCCGCCACGCACCTGAGCCGCACCCGGCCCGAGTGGGTCAAGAAGTACGGCGACCAGCTCTGGATCGATCCGGGCGAGCCGGCCGCCGCGGACCACACGCTGGCCGTCTGCCGCGATCTCCTGACCCGCTACGCCGTCGACGGCCTGCACATCGACGACTACTTCTATCCCTACCCGGTCCAGGACGCGGCCAAGCAGGACATCGACTTCCCCGACGACGCCAGCTGGCTGCGCTACCTGCACGGCGGCGGCACGCTGCCCCGCGCGGACTGGCGACGGGACAACGTCGACCAGCTGGTGCGGCGGATGTACGAGCTGGTCCGCGAACTGCGCCCCGCCGCGCGTGTCGGCATCAGCCCCTTCGGCCTGCCGCGCCCGGACTTGCGCCCGGCGGGCATCACGGGGTTCTCGCAGTACGACAAGCTGTACGCCCACGTCGAGCACTGGATGGCGATGGGCTGGCTCGACTATGTCGCGCCCCAGCTCTACTGGCCGCGCGCGCAGAAGCCGCAGGCCTTCGAGCCGCTGATGCGCGCCTGGCAGGGCGTCAATCCGTTGGAGCGTCACGTCTGGCCCGGCCTGTTCACGAGCCGCGCCGCCAACGAGACCGAAGGCTGGCCGATCGACGAGATCCCGGCGCAGATCGAGCTCACGCGCACCGCGCCGCCAACCGGCGGCCACCTGCACTTCAGCATGGTCGCCTTGCTGAAGAACCGCCGGAACATCGCGGACACCTTGCGAGCCGGCGCTTACCTTCATGCCGCCCTGCCGCCGGAAACGCCGTGGCTGACCGCGCCAGCCTGCGGGGCCGTCGCCCTGGAACGTCTGGCCGACGGCCACCTGCGCTTGTCCGCCCGGGACGGAGCTCCGCCCCGCGCCTTCGCGCTGTGGAAGCGTGACGCGCGACGCGCCGATTCCCCCTGGCTCTTCGACCTCGTGGGCCCGGACGGCGACCTGGGCGCCATCGGCGACGGCTGGCTGCTGAGCGCCAGCGCAGTCAACGCGATCAATCGCGAAGGGCCTCGGGTAACGTTCTCCAGCTGA
- a CDS encoding TonB-dependent receptor — protein MNQKNWSGFRKTALAAAAALVAVMPAMAQEAKKDADTSADDGAPRAKEDKVRLGTITIVGSGNKLAAGQMVNEDGAKARSTVTREAIDKDRASGNPFQALSLLPGVNTYNYDATGLFGGGLTVRGFGADQMGFTVNGVPVNDSGNFAVYPQEYADQENLCTQSLQQGAPDSDSPHAGATGGNVSITSCDPEDKQRVRVSQGFGELRYTRSFVRYDTGRILNNAAKVFISYSHTEADKWKGDGEAKKDHIDAAFRWDINEDNKILGSVLYNRAVNNAIGNVSLAQIRTNGYFYDYNQKFVGRVKPTNGKVDIDPSQSPNYYKLANNPFENAVVSVSGSFKIANETYLKVQPYLWYGFGNGGWSQLSVKESNFLLNPATGVVGDGKDLNGDGDKLDTVTMARASVTRTSRPGITTEINTQLGDHNLRFGLWFERAQHRQTQPMVAVDFDGNPTTVWLNSGRVTRADGSLYQGRDWDTKSTAYQAYVSDNWTFAGDRGLLTLGVRAPHVQRDVNNAPNEGTSQNVAFNFKKTYNDVLPQAGVRFQLDKSSQVFLNIAKNFRAPPNFAFTGSNVTVTNGVATLVREAKAETSIMTDLGYRFQTKDLSLSATLFNSDFRNRQANAYDPIADKSTYMNAGKVNNKGLEFEAGTGTFKGFSAYASATFQKSEIKDDLLVARPKINNNTSTQDIYLPLTGKQYTLTPRQIYASSVQYIYGGFYARLKVKRNGSQYASLMNDEKADAFWTGDVDAGYNFGNVSWANNVQLRLNVSNIGNARGTSPSSGSVASTKAYTYALSDGKSFTYNPSTAFYYLTAPRFVSMSLSADF, from the coding sequence ATGAATCAGAAGAATTGGTCGGGTTTCCGCAAGACCGCGTTGGCAGCCGCCGCGGCATTGGTGGCCGTCATGCCAGCCATGGCCCAGGAAGCCAAGAAGGACGCTGACACGTCCGCGGATGACGGCGCTCCGCGCGCCAAGGAAGACAAGGTCCGTCTGGGCACGATCACCATCGTGGGCAGCGGCAACAAGCTGGCCGCCGGTCAGATGGTGAACGAGGACGGCGCCAAGGCGCGCAGCACCGTGACCCGCGAGGCGATCGACAAGGACCGCGCTTCGGGCAACCCCTTCCAGGCCCTGTCGCTCCTGCCGGGCGTGAACACCTACAACTACGACGCTACCGGCCTGTTCGGCGGCGGTCTGACGGTCCGCGGCTTCGGCGCCGACCAGATGGGCTTCACCGTCAACGGCGTGCCCGTCAACGACTCCGGCAACTTCGCGGTCTATCCGCAGGAATACGCCGACCAGGAAAACCTCTGCACCCAGTCGCTGCAGCAGGGCGCGCCGGACTCCGACTCGCCTCACGCCGGCGCCACCGGCGGCAACGTGTCCATCACCAGCTGCGATCCGGAAGACAAGCAGCGTGTGCGCGTGTCCCAGGGCTTCGGCGAACTGCGCTACACGCGCTCGTTCGTCCGCTACGACACGGGCCGCATCCTGAACAATGCCGCCAAGGTTTTCATCAGCTACTCGCATACCGAAGCCGACAAGTGGAAGGGCGACGGCGAAGCCAAGAAGGACCACATCGACGCCGCATTCCGCTGGGACATCAACGAAGACAACAAGATCCTGGGCTCGGTGCTGTACAACCGCGCCGTCAACAACGCGATCGGCAACGTCAGCCTGGCGCAGATCCGCACCAACGGCTACTTCTACGACTACAACCAGAAATTTGTCGGCCGTGTCAAGCCGACCAATGGCAAGGTCGACATCGATCCGTCGCAGTCGCCCAACTACTACAAGCTAGCCAACAACCCGTTCGAGAACGCCGTCGTGTCGGTGTCGGGCTCGTTCAAGATCGCCAACGAGACCTACCTGAAGGTTCAACCCTACCTGTGGTACGGCTTCGGCAACGGCGGCTGGAGCCAGCTGTCGGTCAAGGAATCCAACTTCCTGTTGAACCCGGCCACGGGCGTTGTCGGTGACGGCAAGGACCTGAACGGCGACGGCGACAAGCTGGACACCGTGACGATGGCTCGTGCCAGCGTGACGCGCACGTCGCGTCCCGGCATCACGACCGAGATCAACACGCAACTGGGTGACCACAACCTGCGCTTCGGCCTGTGGTTCGAACGTGCCCAGCACCGTCAAACCCAGCCGATGGTCGCAGTGGACTTCGACGGCAACCCGACCACGGTGTGGCTGAACAGCGGCCGCGTGACCCGCGCCGACGGTTCGCTGTACCAGGGCCGCGATTGGGACACGAAGAGCACCGCCTACCAGGCTTATGTCTCGGACAACTGGACCTTTGCCGGCGACCGTGGTCTGCTGACCCTGGGCGTGCGCGCCCCGCACGTCCAGCGTGATGTGAACAACGCGCCGAACGAAGGCACAAGCCAGAACGTCGCGTTCAACTTCAAGAAGACCTACAACGACGTGCTCCCGCAAGCCGGCGTGCGCTTCCAGCTGGACAAGAGCTCGCAGGTCTTCCTGAACATCGCGAAGAACTTCCGCGCTCCGCCTAACTTCGCCTTCACCGGCTCCAACGTTACGGTGACGAACGGTGTCGCAACCCTGGTCCGCGAAGCCAAGGCCGAAACGTCGATCATGACGGACCTCGGCTATCGCTTCCAGACCAAGGACCTGTCGCTGTCGGCCACGCTGTTCAACTCGGACTTCCGCAATCGCCAGGCCAATGCCTACGATCCGATCGCCGACAAGAGCACCTACATGAACGCCGGCAAGGTGAACAACAAGGGTCTCGAATTCGAAGCGGGCACCGGCACGTTCAAGGGCTTCAGCGCCTATGCGTCGGCAACGTTCCAGAAGAGCGAGATCAAGGACGACCTGCTGGTGGCTCGTCCGAAGATCAACAACAACACGTCGACCCAGGACATCTACCTGCCCCTGACGGGCAAGCAGTACACCCTGACGCCGCGTCAGATCTATGCGAGCTCGGTGCAGTACATCTACGGCGGTTTCTACGCCCGACTGAAGGTCAAGCGCAATGGCTCGCAGTACGCGTCGCTGATGAACGATGAGAAGGCTGACGCGTTCTGGACCGGCGACGTCGACGCAGGCTACAACTTCGGCAACGTGAGCTGGGCCAACAACGTGCAGCTGCGACTGAACGTC